Proteins from one Pithys albifrons albifrons isolate INPA30051 chromosome 2, PitAlb_v1, whole genome shotgun sequence genomic window:
- the TCF21 gene encoding transcription factor 21 isoform X1, with product MSTGSLSDVEDLQEVEMLECDGLKMDTNKEFGASTESNEEGSNGENGSPQKGRGASGKRKKAPPKKSPLNGVSQEGKQVQRNAANARERARMRVLSKAFSRLKTTLPWVPPDTKLSKLDTLRLASSYIAHLRQILANDKYENGYIHPVNLTWPFMVAGKPESDLKEVVNTNRLCGPTAS from the exons ATGTCCACTGGGTCCCTCAGTGATGTGGAAGATCTGCAGGAGGTGGAGATGTTGGAGTGCGATGGTCTGAAAATGGATACTAACAAAGAGTTTGGGGCGTCCACCGAGAGCAACGAGGAGGGATCCAATGGCGAGAATGGCTCCCCTCAGAAGGGGAGAGGGGCCTCGGGCAAGAGGAAGAAAGCTCCCCCCAAGAAGAGCCCTTTAAATGGAGTGAGCCAGGAGGGAAAGCAGGTACAGAGAAATGCTGCCAACGCCAGGGAGAGGGCAAGGATGAGGGTCCTTAGCAAagccttctccaggcttaaGACCACCCTTCCCTGGGTGCCCCCAGACACCAAACTTTCCAAACTGGACACCTTGAGGTTGGCCTCCAGCTACATTGCTCACCTGAGGCAGATCCTGGCCAATGACAAGTATGAAAACGGCTACATCCACCCAGTCAACTTG ACTTGGCCTTTTATGGTAGCCGGCAAACCCGAGAGTGACCTGAAAGAAGTGGTGAACACAAACCGCTTGTGCGGCCCGACGGCATCCTGA
- the TCF21 gene encoding transcription factor 21 isoform X2: protein MLECDGLKMDTNKEFGASTESNEEGSNGENGSPQKGRGASGKRKKAPPKKSPLNGVSQEGKQVQRNAANARERARMRVLSKAFSRLKTTLPWVPPDTKLSKLDTLRLASSYIAHLRQILANDKYENGYIHPVNLTWPFMVAGKPESDLKEVVNTNRLCGPTAS, encoded by the exons ATGTTGGAGTGCGATGGTCTGAAAATGGATACTAACAAAGAGTTTGGGGCGTCCACCGAGAGCAACGAGGAGGGATCCAATGGCGAGAATGGCTCCCCTCAGAAGGGGAGAGGGGCCTCGGGCAAGAGGAAGAAAGCTCCCCCCAAGAAGAGCCCTTTAAATGGAGTGAGCCAGGAGGGAAAGCAGGTACAGAGAAATGCTGCCAACGCCAGGGAGAGGGCAAGGATGAGGGTCCTTAGCAAagccttctccaggcttaaGACCACCCTTCCCTGGGTGCCCCCAGACACCAAACTTTCCAAACTGGACACCTTGAGGTTGGCCTCCAGCTACATTGCTCACCTGAGGCAGATCCTGGCCAATGACAAGTATGAAAACGGCTACATCCACCCAGTCAACTTG ACTTGGCCTTTTATGGTAGCCGGCAAACCCGAGAGTGACCTGAAAGAAGTGGTGAACACAAACCGCTTGTGCGGCCCGACGGCATCCTGA